The Sinomicrobium kalidii genome contains a region encoding:
- a CDS encoding fructosamine kinase family protein has product MTETVKHNLQQSLQAEIRKASPLSGGDINDVYLLDTTAGKFVVKLNSASRYPGMFPAEAEGLEVLGSTGAIHIPAVIEQGTAGGTAYLVLEYMEPGNPGPGFWEAFGRQLAGLHRNTADNFGFEHSNYIGSLPQYNEYCKRAAEFYVAQRLQPQFKLAHDLGYRFDTVPLYKNLEAVIPEEAPALVHGDLWGGNYLVSKDGNPCLIDPAVAYAHRETDIAMMHLFGGFPSPMIDAYNETFPLCAGWKERMDLWQLYYLLVHLNLFGTGYLQGVRRIVGRYT; this is encoded by the coding sequence ATGACAGAAACCGTCAAACATAACCTTCAGCAATCCCTTCAGGCAGAGATACGGAAGGCAAGTCCCCTTTCCGGAGGTGATATTAATGACGTCTACCTGCTGGATACCACCGCCGGGAAATTTGTGGTGAAACTAAACAGCGCTTCCCGCTACCCCGGGATGTTCCCTGCGGAAGCCGAAGGGCTGGAAGTGTTGGGCAGTACCGGGGCCATTCATATCCCTGCCGTTATTGAACAGGGAACAGCCGGGGGAACGGCCTACCTTGTACTGGAATACATGGAACCGGGAAACCCCGGCCCCGGATTCTGGGAGGCCTTCGGACGACAACTTGCCGGATTGCACCGGAATACGGCGGATAATTTCGGGTTTGAACATTCCAATTACATAGGCAGCCTGCCGCAGTATAATGAATATTGTAAACGTGCTGCCGAATTTTATGTCGCCCAAAGGTTGCAACCCCAGTTCAAACTGGCACATGACCTCGGATATCGCTTTGATACCGTTCCGCTTTATAAAAACCTGGAAGCTGTGATCCCGGAAGAAGCACCGGCCCTGGTACACGGTGATTTATGGGGAGGGAATTATCTTGTAAGCAAGGACGGCAATCCCTGCCTGATAGACCCGGCGGTGGCCTATGCCCACCGCGAAACCGATATAGCCATGATGCACCTTTTCGGCGGGTTTCCGTCTCCCATGATAGATGCCTATAATGAAACCTTTCCCCTGTGCGCAGGATGGAAAGAACGCATGGACCTGTGGCAGCTCTACTATCTGCTGGTACATCTCAACCTGTTCGGTACGGGTTACCTGCAAGGTGTCCGAAGAATTGTAGGCCGGTATACCTGA
- the rsgA gene encoding ribosome small subunit-dependent GTPase A encodes MTGTVYKSTGSWYAVKTDEGRLFDCRIKGKFRIKGIKSTSPVAVGDVVDFEPETNADTGIITRIHDRRNYIVRRSVNLSKQKHIIAANIDLVFLLVTLKNPLTLTTFIDRFLVTAEAYDIKAVLLFNKADQYDDEELLEVKYLANMYRQVGYECIGVSAVTGKNTDKVKELMRGKVSMFSGHSGVGKSTLVNSIEPGLNLRTAELSEQHRQGQHTTTFAEMFDLGFDDTRIIDTPGIKGFGIIDMEKEEIGDYFPEFFARKGECRFNNCLHVDEPHCAVKQALEDGEIPWSRYKSYLQILEGKEENYRTDIYGEE; translated from the coding sequence ATGACAGGAACAGTTTATAAATCTACCGGCAGTTGGTACGCGGTAAAAACCGATGAAGGTCGGTTATTCGATTGCAGGATCAAGGGGAAATTCCGTATAAAAGGAATAAAAAGTACGAGCCCGGTTGCGGTGGGTGATGTAGTGGACTTTGAGCCCGAAACGAATGCCGACACCGGGATCATCACACGTATTCACGACAGGAGAAACTACATTGTACGCAGGTCGGTAAACCTGTCGAAGCAAAAACATATCATAGCGGCGAATATAGACCTGGTCTTTTTGCTGGTTACCCTGAAGAATCCGCTCACCCTCACTACTTTTATCGATCGTTTCCTGGTCACGGCCGAGGCTTATGACATCAAGGCGGTATTGCTTTTTAATAAGGCCGATCAATACGATGATGAAGAGTTGCTGGAAGTAAAATACCTGGCAAACATGTACCGTCAGGTGGGGTATGAATGTATTGGCGTGTCTGCGGTCACCGGGAAAAATACGGATAAGGTAAAAGAATTGATGCGGGGGAAAGTAAGTATGTTCTCCGGTCATTCCGGAGTGGGAAAATCCACTTTGGTGAATAGCATAGAACCCGGCCTGAACCTCAGGACTGCCGAACTTTCCGAACAACACAGACAGGGCCAGCATACCACCACATTTGCGGAAATGTTCGATCTCGGTTTTGACGATACCAGGATTATAGACACTCCCGGGATCAAAGGGTTTGGCATTATTGATATGGAAAAAGAAGAGATAGGCGACTATTTTCCCGAATTTTTTGCCCGGAAAGGGGAGTGCCGGTTCAATAATTGCCTGCATGTGGACGAACCGCATTGTGCCGTAAAACAAGCCCTGGAAGACGGAGAGATCCCCTGGAGCAGGTATAAAAGCTATTTACAGATACTGGAAGGCAAGGAAGAAAATTACCGTACCGATATTTACGGAGAAGAATAA
- a CDS encoding bifunctional 3-deoxy-7-phosphoheptulonate synthase/chorismate mutase type II: protein MENSKEMRAWLDDLGLDHPLVIAGPCSAETEEQVLKIAHELKDSDVTYLRAGIWKPRTRPGNFEGVGALGLKWLQKAKEETGMLTATEVANAAHVKLALEHDVDLLWIGARSTVSPFIVQEIADALKGTDKVVLVKNPVNPDLALWLGGIERLYSADIRKLGVIHRGFSTYEKTKYRNIPEWQLAIELQNRFPDLPLICDPSHITGKRDMIFDVAQTALDLNFNGLMIETHTDPDNAWSDAAQQVTPASLIRIMEDLKIRKETDAEAEYNNKLGMLRAQIDIIDNGLVETLGKRMRISDEIGTLKKQKNVAVLQSKRWNEILGRMILEGQEKGLSEEFVLKMFKAIHQESINHQEKILKA, encoded by the coding sequence ATGGAAAATTCGAAAGAGATGAGGGCATGGCTGGACGATCTGGGACTGGATCACCCTCTGGTAATTGCCGGGCCCTGCAGTGCCGAAACCGAAGAACAGGTATTAAAAATAGCGCATGAGCTCAAAGATAGCGATGTCACCTACCTGCGGGCGGGAATCTGGAAACCCCGAACACGTCCCGGAAATTTTGAAGGTGTAGGAGCCCTGGGATTAAAATGGCTGCAAAAAGCCAAGGAAGAAACCGGGATGCTCACGGCCACCGAAGTGGCCAATGCAGCTCACGTAAAACTGGCTTTGGAACACGATGTAGACTTGTTGTGGATAGGTGCCCGGTCTACGGTTAGCCCGTTTATTGTGCAGGAAATTGCCGATGCATTGAAAGGAACGGACAAGGTGGTGCTGGTGAAAAACCCGGTAAACCCCGATCTCGCACTGTGGCTCGGTGGTATAGAACGTTTGTATTCGGCAGATATCAGGAAACTGGGAGTGATTCACAGGGGCTTTTCCACTTATGAAAAAACCAAGTACAGGAATATTCCCGAGTGGCAGCTGGCCATTGAACTGCAAAACAGGTTTCCCGACCTGCCGTTGATCTGCGATCCGTCGCACATTACCGGTAAACGCGATATGATCTTCGATGTGGCACAGACCGCACTCGACCTGAATTTTAACGGACTGATGATCGAAACACATACCGATCCGGACAATGCGTGGAGTGATGCCGCACAACAGGTAACCCCCGCAAGCCTTATCCGGATTATGGAAGACCTCAAAATAAGAAAGGAGACCGACGCGGAAGCCGAATACAACAACAAACTGGGGATGCTCCGTGCGCAGATCGATATTATTGACAACGGGCTTGTTGAAACGTTGGGTAAACGCATGAGAATTTCAGATGAGATCGGAACACTCAAAAAGCAGAAGAACGTTGCCGTGCTGCAAAGCAAGCGATGGAATGAAATCTTGGGAAGAATGATCCTCGAAGGCCAGGAAAAAGGACTTAGCGAAGAATTTGTGTTGAAAATGTTCAAGGCCATTCATCAGGAATCCATTAACCATCAGGAGAAAATATTAAAAGCGTAA
- a CDS encoding 3-phosphoshikimate 1-carboxyvinyltransferase: MNIKISNPRTKIAGDIRITGSKSESNRLLLLQALYPQLKIENLSNSDDSEVMQKALTTDAAIADIHHAGTAMRFLTAFFATREGREVVLTGSERMTERPIKILVDALKQLGAEITYTQEEGYPPLRIHGKRLEKNKVSLQANVSSQYISALLLVAPKLPNGLELTLEGKITSVPYIKMTLALLNEIGVKTCFEGHVINVYPREEIAPATLTVESDWSSASYFYSIAALCEEGTEIALSAYKASSLQGDSVLTELYRSFGVETTFNGNTITLTKKEIKPSEPINFDLANAPDIAQTIAVTCFGLGWGCHLTGLHTLKIKETDRLEALKTELTKLGASIKVTDAELFLEPSTTIRENIAIPTYNDHRMAMAFAPLGLKVPIIIEEAEVVGKSYPDFWKDMEKLYFQIESL, from the coding sequence ATGAATATCAAAATATCCAATCCCCGGACTAAAATTGCAGGTGACATCCGTATCACCGGTTCCAAAAGCGAATCCAACCGTTTGTTATTGTTACAGGCCCTGTATCCGCAGCTGAAAATAGAAAACCTTTCCAATTCTGACGATTCCGAAGTCATGCAAAAAGCATTGACTACGGATGCTGCCATAGCCGATATCCACCACGCCGGAACGGCCATGCGCTTTTTGACCGCCTTTTTTGCTACCCGTGAAGGAAGGGAAGTTGTCCTTACCGGGTCTGAAAGAATGACGGAACGCCCGATAAAAATACTCGTCGATGCCCTGAAACAGCTCGGTGCGGAAATTACATATACACAGGAAGAAGGGTACCCGCCGTTAAGAATACACGGAAAACGACTGGAAAAAAACAAGGTGTCGTTACAGGCCAATGTAAGCAGTCAGTATATTTCTGCCCTGTTGCTGGTAGCACCGAAATTACCCAACGGACTGGAACTTACCCTGGAAGGAAAAATAACCTCCGTACCCTACATAAAAATGACCCTGGCCCTGTTGAATGAAATAGGGGTGAAAACCTGTTTTGAAGGCCATGTGATAAATGTATATCCCAGGGAAGAAATAGCCCCCGCAACCCTTACGGTAGAATCGGACTGGAGTTCGGCTTCCTATTTTTACAGTATAGCCGCACTGTGCGAAGAAGGTACGGAAATAGCCCTGTCGGCCTACAAGGCATCCAGCCTTCAGGGCGACAGTGTCCTGACGGAACTGTACAGGAGTTTTGGAGTGGAGACTACCTTTAACGGCAATACCATTACCCTGACAAAAAAAGAAATTAAGCCTTCCGAACCTATTAATTTCGACCTGGCCAATGCTCCGGATATTGCCCAGACCATAGCCGTGACCTGTTTCGGTTTGGGATGGGGGTGTCACCTTACCGGGCTGCACACCCTGAAGATCAAGGAAACCGACAGGCTGGAAGCCCTGAAAACGGAATTGACCAAACTGGGAGCATCCATAAAGGTGACCGATGCCGAGCTGTTCCTGGAACCCTCAACCACGATCAGGGAAAATATTGCCATTCCTACATACAACGATCACCGCATGGCCATGGCATTTGCCCCGTTGGGACTGAAAGTGCCGATTATCATCGAAGAAGCCGAAGTTGTGGGTAAATCCTATCCCGATTTCTGGAAGGACATGGAAAAATTGTATTTCCAAATAGAATCGTTATAA
- a CDS encoding nucleotide pyrophosphohydrolase gives MHLKNAQEEVDIWIKEHGVRYFNELTNMAQLTEEVGEVARIIARRYGEQSEKESDKEKDLGEELADVVFVVLCLANQTGIDLQAAFDKKMDKKTKRDHDRHHNNEKLK, from the coding sequence ATGCACTTAAAAAACGCCCAGGAAGAAGTCGATATATGGATCAAGGAACACGGGGTCCGTTATTTCAATGAACTTACCAATATGGCCCAGCTTACCGAGGAGGTAGGTGAGGTAGCCCGGATCATTGCCCGGAGATACGGAGAGCAGAGTGAAAAGGAAAGCGATAAGGAGAAGGATCTGGGAGAAGAACTGGCCGATGTGGTATTCGTGGTCCTGTGCCTGGCCAATCAGACAGGCATAGATTTACAGGCCGCCTTTGACAAAAAAATGGACAAAAAGACCAAACGCGACCACGACCGCCACCATAACAACGAAAAATTAAAATAA
- the queA gene encoding tRNA preQ1(34) S-adenosylmethionine ribosyltransferase-isomerase QueA, with amino-acid sequence MKLSHFNFDLPKELLAEYPSENRDEARLMVVNRKEGTIEHKMFKDLIDYFDEGDVMVLNNTKVFPARLYGNKEKTGARIEVFLLRELNEEQRLWDVLVDPARKIRIGNKLYFGDDESLVAEVIDNTTSRGRTLRFLYDGSYEDFRRKLKELGETPLPKYIKREVEPEDEERYQTIYAKFEGAVAAPTAGLHFSKHLLKRLEIKGAKFAEVTLHVGLGTFNPVEVEDLSKHKMDSEELLIPEDAANIVNGAKQNKKKVCAVGTTVMRALESSVSSEKLLNAYEGWTNKFIFPPYDFSIADCMVTNFHTPKSTLLMMVSAFAGHDLIKKAYEEAVKEKYKFYSYGDAMLIL; translated from the coding sequence ATGAAGTTATCTCATTTTAATTTCGATCTCCCGAAGGAATTGCTGGCAGAATATCCTTCAGAAAACAGGGACGAAGCCAGGTTAATGGTAGTAAACCGAAAAGAAGGCACTATTGAACACAAAATGTTCAAGGATCTTATAGACTATTTTGATGAAGGAGACGTCATGGTATTGAACAATACCAAGGTATTCCCGGCCCGTCTATACGGTAACAAGGAAAAGACCGGTGCGAGGATAGAAGTGTTCCTTTTGCGTGAGCTCAACGAGGAACAACGCCTGTGGGATGTATTGGTAGACCCGGCCAGGAAGATCAGGATAGGGAATAAGCTCTATTTTGGCGATGATGAAAGCCTGGTGGCCGAAGTTATAGACAACACCACCTCCAGGGGGCGCACCCTTCGTTTTCTCTATGACGGTTCGTACGAAGATTTCAGGAGAAAACTCAAGGAGCTCGGGGAAACACCACTTCCCAAGTACATCAAAAGGGAAGTAGAGCCCGAAGACGAAGAACGTTACCAAACCATATACGCCAAGTTCGAGGGGGCTGTGGCAGCACCCACGGCCGGCCTGCACTTTTCCAAACACCTTTTGAAAAGGCTGGAAATCAAGGGAGCCAAATTTGCCGAAGTCACCTTACATGTGGGGCTCGGAACGTTTAACCCGGTAGAAGTGGAAGACCTTTCCAAGCATAAAATGGACAGTGAAGAGCTGCTTATTCCCGAAGATGCCGCCAATATAGTGAACGGGGCCAAGCAGAACAAAAAGAAAGTGTGTGCCGTTGGAACTACGGTGATGCGTGCCCTTGAAAGTTCCGTATCGTCCGAAAAACTGCTGAACGCATACGAGGGATGGACCAATAAATTTATCTTTCCTCCGTATGACTTCAGTATTGCAGATTGTATGGTCACCAATTTCCACACCCCGAAATCCACTTTACTGATGATGGTCTCTGCCTTTGCCGGGCACGATCTTATCAAAAAGGCCTATGAGGAAGCGGTTAAAGAAAAATATAAGTTCTATTCTTACGGGGACGCTATGCTTATATTGTAA
- a CDS encoding DUF3857 domain-containing protein, whose amino-acid sequence MNANTCLTLFFSLCSILAKAQSEKYLAVFPDNGLTEDADAIVRLDEMQVEIASQKNMTISLKRIVTVMNKKGNKHVHAVVRYDDNRKVKRVNAVVYDAFGKEINKFKEKDFKDVSAVTNGTLYSDSRILYLDYTPTTYPYTMEFSYEVRTPNTGVVPSWYFLDGYNVSTEESHYRLVYDKAEFTPRFREKHFSEYGIRKTETGEGIEFSGKLLPAIEKEALSPAFPEFAPKLMIALDRFHVNGYDGKAENWEELGRWMYEKILKGRDKIPEATARKVKALVAGVEDPLEKAEIVYKYVQDNTRYVSVQVGIGGLQPITAAEVDRVKYGDCKGLSNYTRGLLDLVGVTSYYTHVEAGNEKMGLEPDFASLAQGNHVILGIPNDDKMVWIDCTSQIHPFGFIGDFTDDRNVLVMKPEGGEIVRTVAYENENNYQHTGADYYLDIEGAIRGNVEIITKGIQYDRRIYREKQPEKDIVEGYKQYWSGVNNLIVNGYKFENDKEAVEFTEAVDIEASGYASRSGDRLLFVVNAFNRNSFVPDRYRNRKLPLRIDRGYLDEDEFVVHLPEGYKVEAMPEGLSLENKFGEYGIELAKTGDNTITYKRHLKIRGGTYPAEDYEAYRDFRKKVARTDRSKIVLLKQ is encoded by the coding sequence ATGAATGCCAACACCTGTCTCACCCTGTTTTTTTCCCTCTGTTCAATTCTCGCAAAAGCTCAGTCCGAAAAATATCTGGCCGTGTTTCCGGATAACGGACTTACCGAAGATGCCGATGCCATTGTCCGCCTGGACGAAATGCAGGTGGAAATAGCCTCGCAAAAAAATATGACGATCAGCCTGAAACGCATCGTGACGGTGATGAATAAAAAGGGTAACAAGCATGTACACGCCGTAGTGAGGTATGATGATAACCGGAAGGTGAAGCGTGTAAATGCTGTGGTTTACGATGCCTTCGGTAAAGAAATAAATAAGTTTAAGGAAAAGGACTTCAAGGATGTCAGTGCAGTGACTAACGGGACCCTGTATTCTGATTCCAGGATACTTTACCTGGATTATACCCCTACAACTTATCCGTATACAATGGAGTTCAGTTATGAAGTGCGAACGCCCAATACCGGGGTCGTCCCTTCGTGGTATTTTCTGGACGGCTATAATGTGAGTACCGAAGAAAGTCATTACCGGCTGGTGTATGACAAAGCGGAGTTCACCCCCAGGTTCAGGGAAAAACACTTTTCTGAGTACGGGATAAGGAAAACGGAGACCGGAGAAGGCATTGAATTTTCCGGAAAACTGCTCCCGGCGATAGAAAAGGAAGCATTGAGCCCTGCATTTCCTGAGTTTGCCCCGAAACTGATGATCGCCCTCGACAGGTTTCACGTGAACGGCTATGACGGAAAAGCAGAAAACTGGGAAGAGCTGGGCAGGTGGATGTATGAAAAAATACTGAAAGGCCGGGACAAGATCCCGGAAGCTACGGCCCGAAAAGTAAAAGCATTGGTAGCCGGTGTGGAAGACCCGTTGGAAAAGGCGGAAATAGTGTACAAATACGTTCAGGACAATACGAGATATGTAAGCGTACAGGTTGGTATAGGAGGCTTGCAACCCATCACTGCAGCAGAAGTAGACCGGGTAAAATACGGCGATTGTAAAGGGCTGTCCAATTACACCAGGGGGCTCCTGGACCTTGTGGGGGTAACATCCTACTATACTCATGTGGAGGCGGGGAATGAAAAGATGGGGCTGGAGCCCGATTTTGCATCACTGGCCCAGGGTAATCACGTGATCCTGGGGATACCAAACGATGATAAAATGGTGTGGATTGACTGCACCAGCCAGATCCATCCGTTTGGTTTTATAGGCGATTTTACCGACGACCGGAATGTGCTCGTCATGAAACCGGAGGGAGGAGAAATTGTACGTACGGTAGCGTACGAAAATGAAAATAACTACCAGCATACCGGGGCCGATTATTATCTCGATATCGAAGGAGCAATACGCGGTAATGTAGAGATCATTACAAAAGGAATCCAGTACGACCGTAGGATATACCGGGAAAAGCAACCGGAAAAAGACATTGTAGAAGGCTATAAGCAATACTGGAGTGGTGTTAATAATCTGATTGTTAATGGTTATAAATTTGAAAATGACAAGGAAGCCGTGGAGTTTACCGAAGCAGTGGACATCGAGGCTTCCGGCTATGCATCCCGGAGTGGCGACAGGCTCCTTTTTGTAGTCAATGCCTTTAATCGGAACAGCTTTGTACCCGATCGTTACCGGAACAGAAAACTTCCGCTACGGATAGACCGGGGCTACCTGGACGAAGACGAATTTGTGGTACACCTTCCCGAAGGTTATAAAGTAGAGGCCATGCCCGAGGGACTGTCACTCGAAAATAAGTTCGGGGAATACGGTATCGAACTGGCCAAAACCGGTGATAACACCATCACCTACAAACGCCATTTGAAAATACGGGGCGGTACCTATCCGGCAGAAGATTATGAAGCCTACAGGGATTTCCGGAAAAAAGTGGCGCGTACGGACCGGTCGAAAATCGTATTGTTAAAGCAATAA
- a CDS encoding DUF3857 domain-containing protein: MKRILLCFLFLSILNFNPLFSQNYKFGKVSEEELKEKFCPQDSSANAAILYKKTRVYYRYTRNTGFELVTDVQERIKLYTREGFDYATKKIMRYTPSGGDEEKVAGLKAVTYNLNNGKIEETKLKRSNVFENEESRYWSSTKFTMPDIKPGSVIELTYHLNSPFLGNMDEIALQYDIPVKKIEAQVETPEYFNFKPLMKGYYPFQISSSTKRGTINFTNKQRSGGGGFGAVQTNYSNNKIDYTTNVYTINQENIPALKEEPYVNNIDNYRSAIKYELQYVKFPNSTIEYYSSTWKDVAKRIYNTPDFGNEVKKTGYFENDLESLLAGVSDPLQKIALVFGHVKSRMNWNGYFGYYCDDGVRKAYKEKVGNVAEINLMLTAMLRHAGLDANPVLVSTRSNGIPLFPTREGFNYVVSAVTHEDGHILMDATDKFSTPGILPSRTHNWNGRLIKKDGTSEEISLSPREVSKEYVSVNYIISPEGMAEGKIRKKFTDHHALAFRQKYYSVDEEEYLEHLENTFNGMEVSEYELKNKDNIGKPLEETYSFSKENACDVIGDKVYLSPMLFFTTEENPFKLDKREYPIDFSYPWADKYMVNIKIPSGYEAEVLPEPARLVLPDNMGSFLFNITRSGAMIQVMVQTEMNSAVLSPVYYGAVREFYKQLVEKETEKIVLTKI, encoded by the coding sequence ATGAAAAGAATTTTACTGTGCTTTTTGTTTTTAAGTATCCTTAACTTTAACCCGCTCTTTTCCCAGAACTATAAGTTCGGAAAAGTATCCGAAGAGGAACTGAAAGAAAAATTTTGTCCGCAGGATTCCTCGGCAAATGCGGCCATCCTGTATAAAAAGACCAGGGTGTATTACCGGTATACCAGAAATACGGGGTTTGAGCTGGTTACCGATGTGCAGGAACGCATCAAGCTGTATACCCGGGAAGGATTTGACTATGCCACCAAAAAGATAATGCGCTATACACCGTCCGGGGGCGATGAGGAAAAAGTAGCTGGCTTAAAAGCAGTAACCTATAACCTGAACAACGGTAAGATAGAAGAAACCAAATTAAAACGGAGCAACGTGTTTGAAAATGAAGAATCCAGGTACTGGAGCAGTACCAAGTTTACGATGCCCGATATAAAACCCGGTTCCGTTATAGAACTGACCTATCACCTGAATTCCCCATTCCTGGGAAATATGGATGAGATCGCATTGCAATATGACATCCCGGTCAAAAAAATAGAAGCGCAGGTAGAAACCCCGGAATATTTTAACTTTAAACCCCTGATGAAAGGATATTATCCTTTTCAGATCAGCTCATCAACTAAAAGGGGAACTATTAACTTTACCAATAAACAACGAAGCGGAGGGGGTGGATTTGGTGCTGTGCAAACGAACTACAGCAACAATAAAATAGATTACACCACAAATGTATATACCATAAACCAGGAAAATATACCCGCGCTTAAAGAAGAACCCTATGTCAATAATATTGACAATTACAGGTCGGCCATAAAATATGAATTGCAATACGTAAAGTTTCCGAATTCTACCATAGAGTATTATTCTTCAACATGGAAGGATGTAGCCAAGCGCATCTACAACACCCCTGATTTCGGAAATGAGGTTAAAAAAACCGGTTATTTTGAAAACGATCTGGAATCATTGCTGGCAGGAGTGTCTGATCCCTTGCAAAAGATAGCCCTTGTTTTTGGTCATGTGAAATCCAGGATGAACTGGAACGGTTATTTTGGATATTATTGCGATGATGGTGTCCGGAAAGCCTATAAGGAAAAAGTGGGGAATGTGGCCGAGATCAACCTGATGCTTACCGCGATGCTCCGTCATGCCGGCCTGGATGCCAATCCCGTACTGGTAAGTACCCGCTCCAACGGTATCCCGTTGTTTCCCACAAGGGAAGGGTTTAATTATGTAGTCAGTGCGGTAACCCACGAAGACGGCCATATACTGATGGACGCGACCGATAAGTTCAGTACGCCGGGTATCCTGCCCTCCAGAACACATAACTGGAACGGGAGATTGATAAAGAAAGATGGTACCTCCGAGGAAATCAGTTTGTCGCCTCGTGAAGTCTCAAAGGAATATGTGTCTGTTAATTACATCATATCACCGGAGGGTATGGCCGAGGGGAAAATACGTAAGAAATTCACCGATCACCATGCCCTGGCGTTCCGGCAGAAATACTATTCCGTAGACGAGGAAGAATACCTGGAGCACCTTGAGAACACATTTAACGGCATGGAAGTGTCGGAATACGAACTGAAAAATAAGGACAACATAGGCAAGCCCCTGGAGGAAACCTATAGTTTTTCCAAGGAGAACGCTTGCGATGTTATCGGAGATAAGGTATATCTTTCACCCATGTTGTTTTTCACAACGGAAGAAAACCCGTTCAAGCTGGATAAAAGGGAATACCCCATAGATTTTTCCTATCCCTGGGCAGATAAATACATGGTCAATATAAAAATCCCTTCCGGTTATGAGGCAGAGGTACTCCCCGAACCTGCACGGCTGGTCTTACCGGATAATATGGGATCGTTTTTGTTTAACATTACCCGGTCCGGGGCCATGATCCAGGTAATGGTCCAGACCGAAATGAACTCGGCCGTATTATCACCGGTATATTACGGTGCGGTCAGGGAATTTTATAAACAACTGGTAGAAAAGGAAACGGAAAAAATAGTTTTAACCAAAATATAA
- the dtd gene encoding D-aminoacyl-tRNA deacylase: MRAVIQRVKEASVTIDGTTRSSIKTGLLVLLGIEGADTTEDITWLSRKIVNLRIFNDENNVMNKSVADSDGDIIVVSQFTLHASTKKGNRPSYIRAAKPEVSVPLYETFVKQIGEDLGKSVGTGEFGADMKVALVNDGPVTIIIDTKNRE, encoded by the coding sequence ATGCGTGCAGTAATACAACGTGTTAAAGAAGCAAGCGTAACTATAGACGGAACGACAAGATCGTCCATAAAAACAGGACTGTTGGTCCTCCTTGGAATTGAAGGTGCCGATACTACAGAAGATATAACCTGGCTGTCGCGAAAAATAGTCAACCTCAGGATATTTAATGACGAAAACAATGTTATGAACAAGTCGGTTGCCGACAGTGATGGAGACATTATTGTGGTAAGCCAGTTTACCCTGCATGCCTCCACCAAAAAAGGAAACCGCCCTTCGTACATCAGGGCTGCCAAACCGGAGGTATCCGTTCCGCTGTATGAAACATTTGTCAAACAAATCGGGGAAGACCTGGGTAAAAGTGTGGGGACAGGCGAGTTCGGGGCCGATATGAAAGTGGCCCTTGTCAATGATGGCCCTGTTACTATAATCATAGATACGAAAAACAGGGAATAA